A window of Streptomyces sp. NBC_01224 genomic DNA:
CATCACTGTCGCCGTCGACCGCTCCGTCGTGAGCGTGACCAGCAGGTCGAGCACTGCCGCACCCCGCTCGTGATCGAGTGCGCTGGTCGGTTCGTCGACGAGCAGCACCGCCGGGTCGTTCATCAGGGCTCGGGCGATGTTGATCCGCTGACGCTGTCCGCCCGACAGCTGATGGGGCCTGCGGCCGGCCTTGTCCGCGAGGCCGACCGCGTCCAGCAGCTCCAGCGCCCGGCCGCGGGCTCCGCGTACGGTGCCGCCCGACAGATGGGTCATCACCTGGAGCTGTTCGGCCGCGGTGAGGGACGGCAGCAGGTTGGGCTGCTGGAAGACGATGCCGATGCGTTCGCGGCGCAGCGCCGCCTTTTCCGCACGGCCGAGGCCCGCGGTGTCCGTACCGGCGACGACGACCCGTCCCCCGTCCGGGGTGACCAGGGTCGCGGCCACCGCCAGAAGGCTGGACTTGCCGGAGCCGGACGGTCCGACGACCGCGGTGAGCGAACCGGCGGGCACATCCAGCGAGACGCGGTCCAGGGCGGTGAGCCGGCCGTCGCCGTCGGGGTAGGTGAGGGTGACATCGGCGAGGGTGAGGGTCATCGGGCACTCCCGAGTGCGATGAGCGGGTCGACGGCGGTGATCCGCCGGATGGACAGGGCCGCCCCGGCGGCGCCGAGGACGATCATCACGGCCGCCGGGACCAGGACGGTCGCCGCGTCGAGAACGAACGGCACGGCCCCGCCGCTGACCAGCGCACCGATGCCCGAGGCGAGCACGGTGCCCACCCCCGTACCGATGGCGAGCATCACCACGGCCTGCCCGAGCGCGTCGCGCAGCAGATACGGGGTGGAGGCGCCGAGCGCCTTGAGGACGGCGACATCGCCGCTGCGCTGGATCGTCCAGACGGTGAAGAAGGCGCCGATCACCAGGGCGGAGATGGCGAAGAGGAAGCCGCGCATCAGCTGGAGCGAGCTGTTCTCGGCCTGGTAGGAGCCGATCGCGGTGAGCGACTCCCCGAGGGAGAGCGTGCTGGTGCCCGCCGCCTTGTCGCCTGCGGCAAGGTCGGCGCCGGCGGTGGTGGTCAGGGCGATCACCGTGGCATGCTGCGCCCCGCCGGAGCCACCGGCCCCGAAGCGCTGCCAGTCGTCGAGCGAGGTCCACACGACCGGTGTATGACTGTACGAGGCATCTCCCGAGACCGCCGCCACGGTCACCTCGCTGCTGCCGAGCCGCAGCCGCTCTCCGGCCCGGGCCCCCAGATCGTCGGCGGCCTGCTCGGACAGCACCACCTTCCCGGTGCCGACGCGCGCACCGCCGACGGGCGCCAGGCCCCCTTCCGGCTCGACACCGAAGGCCGAGACGGCGGCCGTGCGCTCCCCCTCGATGGCTGCGGCGTTGAGGGTGCGGATACCGAGCGGCTCCGCGTCACTCACACCGGGCTGCTCGGCCCAGCTCCGCCAGACGCTCTCCTCGACGGTCGAATTGGTGAAGGACACCGACTGGCCGTCGGGCGGGGCGGCGAACGCGAGGTGGTCTGCGTTCAGCCCCGTGACGGCCGAGGTGTTCTCCCGGGCCAGGCCGGCCGTCAGGCCGGACAGCAGGCCCACGAGCAGCGTGATCAGCACCACGACCGTGCCCATGAGCGCGAACCGCCCCTTGGCGAACCTGAGATCTCTCCATGCGACGAACATGCTTCCAGCCTCGGCACACAGGCCCCCGTAGGCATCGATCGGCGGTGGGGCCTGACATCAACCTTTCGATTGACCGGCCGCGGGGGCCGTCCGTCTACGCTGGACGAATCATGGATTCCCGTACCCATCCCCCGGTCGCCGCCGCGTTGCGGCTGTGTCTGCACGCGCTGCTCGTGGGGCTGCTCGCGCTCGCGGCGGTACAGGCTGTCCGTGACGGTGCCCCGCACACCGCCGCCGTCATCGTGGTCACCTGTGTGATGGCCGCCGTGTACGCGGCGGGAGCGCTCATCCCCGCCGTACAACCGCACAGCCGACCGTCCGCCCTGTGGCTGGCGCTGCTGGGCGCCGTCTGGCTGGTGCTGCTCGTCCTGTCGCCCGACGCCCTGTGGGTGGCGTTCCCGCTCTACTTCCTGCAGCTGCATCTGCTGCCGACGCGATGGGCCCTTCCGACCGTCGCGGCCACCGCGGCCGCCGCCATCGCGAGCTTCGTGCTGCACGGCCAGGCCGTCACGCCCGGCGCCTTCATCGGTCCGCTGCTCGGCGCGGCGGTCGCGGTCGCGACGGTCCTCGGGTACGACGCGCTGTCCCGGGAGAGCGAACGGCGCCGCGAGCTCATCGAGGAGCTGATGGCGACCCGGGCAGAGCTGGCCGAGGCGGAACGTACGGCGGGCACGCTCACCGAACGTGAGCGGCTGGCCCGCGAGATCCACGACACCCTGGCGCAGGGCCTGTCCAGCATCCAGCTGCTGCTGCGCGCCGCCGAACGCACCCTGTCCGCCGACGCTCCCGCCGCCGCCCACGTCCGCCGGGCCCGCGAGGCCGCGCAGGACAATCTCGCCGAGGCCCGCCGCTTCGTACGCGCCCTGTCGCCGCCCGACCTGGAGAACGGCTCCCTGGCGGCCGCCCTGGAACGCCTCGCGTCCCGCACCACGGGCCCCGGCCTCACGGTGCAGTTCGCGGCCAGCGGCCCCCCGGTGGAGCTGCCGACCCCGTACGAGGTGGCGCTGCTGCGTGCCGCCCAGTCGGCGCTGGCCAACACGGTGCAGCACGCCGGGGCGCGGCGTGCGGAGATCACTCTCAGCTTCATGGACACCTCGGTGTCGCTGGACGTCGTCGACGACGGCCGCGGTTTCGCCCCGGGGAGCGGGCCGGTCGCGGCGCACACCGACACCGGCGGCTTCGGCCTGCCCGCGATGCGTTCCCGGGCCCGTTCGCTGGGCGGCACGCTGAGTGTCGAGTCGGCGCCCGGTCAGGGCACGGCGGTCGCCCTCACCCTTCCGCTTCCCGTTCCGCTCCCCGACGGCCGACCAGGACAGGACGCCGCATGACCACCCCCATCAGGCTGCTGCTCGCCGACGACCACCCGGTCGTACGGGCGGGGCTGCGGGCCGTGCTCGACGCCGAATCCGACTTCTGTGTGGTCGCCGAGGCGGCGACCGCCGAACGGGCCGTCGCGCTCGCCGCGACCGGCGAGTTCGACGTCGTCCTCATGGACCTGCAGTTCGGTGCGGGCATGCACGGTTCCCGGGCTACTGCGGCCATCACGGCACAGGCGGGCGCGCCCCGGGTCCTGATCCTCACCACGTACGACTCGGACGCCGACATCCTGGCCGCGGTCGAGGCGGGCGCCGCCGGCTATCTACTGAAGGACGCCCCGCCGGAGGAACTGGCGGCGGCGGTACGCACGGCGGCGGCCGGCCGGTCGGCACTCGCTCCGGCCGTCGCCCACCGTCTGATGGACCGCATGCGGACTCCGGCCGAGGCCCTGACCAAGCGCGAACTGGAAGTGCTGCAGCTGGTCGGCGAGGGCCTGTCGAACCTGCAGATCAGCAAGCGGCTCTTCCTCAGCCAAGCGACCGTGAAGTCCCATCTGGTGCACATCTACGCCAAGCTGGGCGTGGACTCCCGCACCTCGGCGGTCGCGGCGGCGACGGCCCGTCGGCTGATCCGCCGCTGATTCCCGGCGTCGTACGTCAGCGGCGCGGCGGCTCGCCGAAGAGATCCACGGCGACCCGTACGTCCCTGAGTGCGAAGGCCAGTGCGCTGACCGAGCCGATCGCCCCCGCGATCAGCAGCAGCGAACGGCGCAGGCGCGGAATCTCGGGTGCGCCACTGACGGCCATCGCATCCAGCGCGGCCAGCTCGTCCTCGGCGATCCCCCGGTCCGGGAACTCCGCGGGATGCCCCGCCAGCTCTCGGCGGAGTCGGGAGACGGCCGTACGCAGCTCCGTCACCCTCGGATCCTCATCACTGCCGGTCACCCGCGTCTGCCCCACGCTTCGCAACAAAGCACTCCCCCTCGCACATCCTTGTGCCAGTGTTTCGACCGGGTCCCGGACCGCGGTCAAGTGTCCGGGGATGCCCGCAAGTTAACGCCATGACAGGTGTCGAGCGCCACTCCGCAGACAGAATTCAGGGTGCCCCGTAAGGGTGACGTGCAGGTGGCTCCGGGGACGGCGCCGCCCGTCCGTACCCTCCTGTGGCCCGCTTGCGCGAGGAGGGTACATCTGAGGTATCCAGTCCGCATGACTCGGACAACACAGACCCCGGTGGTCGCCGGGCTGCTGCTCGCCGCGGGCGGCGGACGGCGACTCGGCGGGCAGCCCAAGGCACTGCTCGAACACCGCGGCCGGCCGCTGGTGGAGCACGCGGTACGCGTGCTCCGGGAGGGCGGCTGCGACCGCGTCCATGTGGTCCTGGGCGCCGCGGCGCAAGAGGTACGAGCACGCGCCGACCTCGCCGGCTGCACGGTGACCGTCAACCCCGAGTGGACCGAGGGCATGGGCTCGTCGCTGCGGGCGGGGCTCGGGACGCTCTCCGGTACGGGAGCGGACGCGGCGCTCGTCCTCCTGGTCGACCAGCCGGGTATCGGCGCGGACGCGGTGGCACGGGTGCGATCGGCGTACCGCTCCCGGACGAGTCTCGTGGCCGCCTCGTACGACGGTGAACGCGGCCATCCGGTGCTGTTCGGGGCCGACCGGTGGTCGGACATCGCGGCGCAAGCGGTGGGCGACCGGGGCGCTCGAACGTATCTGCGGGCACACCGCGATGCGATCACGCTCGTCGAGTGTTCCGATGTGGCTCAGGCGTACGACATCGACACGGTGGAGGACCTCAAGCACCTTGAGTGAACCCACTGGCACCCGGCGCCGGCACCGCCCCACTTCTGTCGACCCGGAGAATCTCGACATCAACAAACCATTGAACTTCCACCATGAGGAAATTACTATCCACTGGTCAGAAGGCCTCTGCACCCCGGACGGCGCCCACCGGCCGTATCCCGGAGCCATGGCACGCCATGCCGTTTCAGGCGACCCGGCGGCCGTGAGAAGCCGCCCGCACCGCCCGCTGAAGGAGTGACAGCTCATGCCCGCACCAGCGCCGTCCCCGCTGGCCATCGTCGATGCCGAGCCCCTGCCCCGGCAGGACGAGGTCCTCAACCACGCGGCCCTCGCGTTCGTGGCCGAGCTGCACCGGCAGTTCACGCCCCGCCGTGACGAGCTGCTCGCCCGCCGGGGCGAGCGCCGCGCCGAGATCGCCCGTACCTCCACGCTGGACTTCCTGCCCGAGACAGCGGCGATCCGCGCGGACGACTCCTGGAAGGTCGCGCCGGCCCCGGCCGCACTGAACGACCGCCGGGTGGAGATCACCGGTCCGACCGACCGCAAGATGACCATCAACGCCCTGAATTCGGGCGCCAAGGTCTGGCTCGCCGACTTCGAGGACGCGTCCGCCCCCACATGGGAGAACGTCATCCTCGGCCAGCTCAATCTGATCGACGCCTACACCCGAAACATCGATTTCACCGACCCCGGGTCCGGTAAGTCGTACGCCCTGAAGCCCGCCGGCGAGCTCGCGACGGTCGTCACCCGTCCCCGCGGCTGGCATCTGAACGAGCGTCACCTCCAGCTCGACGGCACCCCGGTGCCAGGTGCGCTGGTCGACTTCGGTCTCTACTTCTTCCACAACGCCCAGCGCCTCATCGACCTCGGCAAGGGCCCGTACTTCTACCTCCCGAAGACGGAGTCGCACCTGGAGGCCCGCCTCTGGAACGACATCTTCGTCTTCGCCCAGGACTACGTCGGCATCCCGCAGGGCACAATCCGCGCGACCGTCCTCATCGAGACGATCACTGCCGCGTACGAGATGGAGGAGATCCTGTACGAGCTCCGCGACCATGCCTCCGGGCTGAACGCGGGCCGTTGGGACTACCTCTTCTCCATCGTCAAGAACTTCCGCGACGGCGGATCGAAGTTCGTCCTGCCGGACCGCAACGCGGTGACGATGACCGCCCCGTTCATGCGCGCGTACACCGAACTCCTCGTCCGCACCTGCCACAAGCGCGGCGCGCACGCCATCGGCGGCATGGCGGCCTTCATCCCGTCCCGCCGTGACGCCGCGGTCAACAAGGTCGCCTTCGAGAAGGTCAAGGCCGACAAGGACCGCGAGGCCCACGACGGCTTCGACGGCTCCTGGGTCGCCCACCCGGACCTGGTCCCGATCGCCTTGGCCTCCTTCGACGCGGTCCTCGGCGAGAAGCCGAACCAGAAGGACCGCCTGCGCGAGGACGTCTCGGTGGCCGCGGGCGACCTGATCGCCATCGACACCCTGGACGCCAAGCCCACCTACGACGGCCTGCGCAACGCCGTCGCGGTCGGCATCCGCTACATGGAGGCCTGGCTGCGCGGCATGGGCGCCGTCGCCATCTTCAACCTCATGGAGGACGCGGCCACCGCCGAGATCTCGCGCTCGCAGATCTGGCAGTGGATCAACGCGGACGTGGTCTTCGAGAACGGCGAGCACGCCACGGCGGACCTGGCCCGCAAGGTCGCGGCCGAGGAACTCGCAGCGATCCGCTCCGAGATCGGCGACGAGGCATTCGCATCCGGCAAGTGGCAACAGGCCCACGACCTCCTGCTCCAGGTCTCCCTGGACCAGGACTACGCGGACTTCCTGACGCTGCCGGCGTACGAACAGCTGGGCTGAGCCCGCCGCTTCCGCCCCGGCACTTCGCCCCCGGTACCGCACAGCACCGGGGGCGGAGTGCCGGGGCGTTCCCGGATGCGTCGGGCCGCCCCGCGAGGAGGCGGTCTCAGCGCGTTCCGACGTCCAGGCCGACCTCCGCCCGGACGCACTCGCCCGGGGCTCCGGTGCGCGGCACGGCACACCAGCGGTCCGCGAGCCGCGAGCCGCGAGACCAGGAGCACAGGGCCGCCTACCTGGTTGCCCAGCGGGTTGCGTAACGGCCGGCGCCGGCCAGTTGCGCAACGGGTTGTGCAACGAGGCACCCAACAGATTGCGGGCGGCGCCACTGGGCGGCGGTGTTCGGGCAGGTCACCACCGGCCCGCGTACGTGACGGACGACCGTCGTACCACCTGCTGCGCGCCGGGTTCCAGATGTTCGACCTGGGCGCGCGAGGGACGGCCCTTGCTCCGCTTCAGCGGCCGTCTGAGCACGAGGTTCGACCCTGACGCGTGAGGGACGTGCCTGTCCCTCGTCAGGATCCCGCACGTCGGGCCCGTACCAGGGGCATGGTGTGCAACAGCTCCAGTCGGCGCTGGACGGCTTCGACCGCCCCGGAGCGGCGGCCAGGAACGTGTCGGCGCAACGAGACCAGAGGCGGGCCGAGTTCCCGGGCCCGCTGCGGGTCACGAACTTCCTGCCACTGGTGGTGGGCACGGTCCACGGCTCCTTCTACGGCGGGGTCGTCCGGGGGCTGTTGCCGGGCAAGACGGGCGTCGGCGGCAGCCATCCACAACTCGCAGCTGTGTGCCGGATCGTCGGCCAGACGAGCGAGGTCGGCCCGGACCTCCAGCCAGTGGGTGGCCTGCACTGAGCCCGCGCCGTAGGTACGCAGAGCCCACCCCTCCCACATGGCTGCGAGCGACGCGGCCTCGCCGTGCCGCCCCGCGTGGGCGGCGGCAAAAATCGCAGGCAGCGGATCTTCTACGGCCACCTCGGTGTTCTCCGAAATCGGAGCAGGAGCCGTCGGAACAGGTGCAGGCTCCTGGTGTGGCCGGCCCGGTGCCGGCACAGCCGATGCCGCAGGGACGGGGACGGCTGTGTGGTCAACGGCCAGGAACAGCGCGCCGTCGGGGCCGGCCTGGGCGGCGGCCTGTTCATGGAGCTGGGCGAGCGGCGGGTTGACGCCACTGCGCCAGGTGGCGGCGAGGGCCTTCAGGTAGGCCGGTTCTACGATCCGGTGGCGGGGCGGCGGCGGGGTGATCCGGCCGTATACGCGGATCCCATGGCCCAGGACGAGACCCTCGGTACGGAGCTGCTGCCAGGCATCGGGGGCGGCCACCATGTCGGTGACGACGGTGGTGGTGCCCGGGCGGCGCAGTTTGAGTTCGCCGACCAGCCAGTGCCAGGGCAATGCGGTGTAGCGCAGGGTGGTCGGCGTGGTCCGGGCGAGTGCGAGGTGGATCAGGCGCTGCTTGTGGTCGAGGTGGAGTTGTCCGGTGATGTAGAGGGAGAGCGGGCCGGGTGTGGCGGCCGCGGCGCGGATGCGGGTGAGGACGGTCTGCGGGTCGGTCGGGTCGGCGAGTTCAACGATGGTGGCCGCTGTCGTGCCGGTCAGGAAGCTGGGCGGGACCGCCGCGAGCGTGGGCAGGACGCTGGTTGCGTGGATGAGACAGCCTTTGCCGGCCGGGGCTGCCGCGATTAACAGCGCGGTCCCGGATGCCATGCCGCCCTCCCCGTTGATCATCACAAGAGCACCGTAGCCGCTGCCCGGCCTGTGAACGTAGCCGACGGCTGACTCGTCCGATGCCCAGTGGGAGGTGGGCATCAGCCACCACAGGGCGAGATCAGGGCGACCGCTCGTCAAGCAACCCGCTGCGCACCCTGCAGGGGCACCGCCGCTACGAGCACAAGTCCGATATTTTCTCGCTCCCGCCTGCATCCTTCCGGGCACAGTCGGTCATCGAGAACTGCACCCGGATCCCGACTTTGTCCCGGACGGGTTCCCTCGCCCAGCCGGGTGCTGGTCTTCCCGCCGGGGCAGGTCACCTTCTGATGGTCCCGGTCGACAGCGAAGGCGCCGACGGGGAAACCGGTCCCCGACCTGTCCTGCCGGCCCGTGTCGGGCCTCATCGGCCCCACCAGGTCCACGCCGTGGTCACGCCTGGCCGTCACGATGTGCCGGGCGGTGACGTGGCCGGTGTCGACCAGGTGCTCGTCAGGAAGCGGACGGCGCTGGTCGAGACCGGTATGAACAGCCGGGACCAGGTCGAAGTCGCTGAGCGTGGCCGGTCTTTTGGGTCCCGCCGCCTCACTTGGCCTTCAGCCAGGTGGAAGTGCTGCACCCATACCTGCCGCAGGACCTCCTCCTGTTGCACCGCCCGCAGTCAGTGGGGCGCTTCGGACGAGAGGACGGCCGTGCGCACCCCGTCCCTTCCGATCCAACCGCCGGCTCGGCCGCATCGGCATCGACACTCTCGCCCTATGACAACGTCGGTTCCCGAGACCACAACCAGGTCTTGGGAACCGACGTCACGCGAGCCCCCGAATTGACCGACGGCGTCCCTGCGCACTCCGCGGGGCCGGACGCTCCGTGCCGTTACTTCAGCCCGGTGTCGAGGGCGTTGAGCAGGGTGCCCTGGGCCGTGTCACCGGACATCTCCCAGACCATCACCCCCAGCAGACCCTTGTTCTTCACGTACTCCGTCTTCTTGCCGATGGACCAGGTGTCGTCGAAGGACCACCACTGGTTGCCGGTGTAGCCGTACGTGGACACCGACTGCTCGTCGTGATGGACCGTCATCGTCGGGTACGCACCGATGAGGTTGACGTAGCCACGGGTGCCGGCCTCCTCCGCGAACTGGCCGGGGGCGGCGCCTTGGGCGGGCTGCCATTCGCCCGCCGCCCCGCCGTCGGTGACGTTCTGCCAGCCGCGGCCGTAAAAGGGGATGCCGAGGGTCAGTTTGCGGGGTTCGACGCCCGCGTCCGTGTAGGCCTTGATGGCGGCGTCGGCGCTGAAGTGGACGTCGTACGGGTCCTGGTCGTCGGTGTAGAGGTTGGCCTGGTGGCCGGTCCGGCTCGGTTCCCAGGAGTTGTCACTGCCTGAGCCGTGGAAGTCGTAACCCTGGACGTTGGCGACGTCGAGGGAGTCGAAGACCTTGCTCAGGTCCCAGCCGTCGCCGATCTTCTGCGGGTCGGCGGGGGTGAAGGCGGTGAGGAGGCGGTGGCCGCCGCCGAGGGCGTCCATCTGCTTACGGAACTCGGCGAGCAGCAGGGTCAGGTTGGTCTTGTCGTCCGGTGAGTAGTGGTTGCCGGGGTGCCCGGTGCCGGTGCCCGGCCATTCCCAGTCGACGTCGAAGCCGTCGAAGATTCCGGCTGCGGTGCCGGGGCCGCCCGCGCCGTTGTATTCGGGCAGGTTGCCCTTGATGTACATGTCGATGCAGGAGGAGACGAACTTCTTGCGGGAGGCGTCGGTCGCCGCCACGTCGGAGAAGTACTTCGAGTACGTCCAGCCGCCGAGCGAGACCACGATCTTCAGGTTCGGGTGGAGCTTCTTGAGCTTCTTCAACTGGTTGAAGTTGCCGCGGAGTTTGCCCCAGCCGTCGTCCGCGACGCCGTCGACTGACTGGGCGGCGCTGAACGGGCGGGCGTAGTCGGCGTCGGCGTCACCGGCACCGGTGCCCTGCTCGGGGTCCTGGGGGTCGGCGGTGGTGCCCCTGGTGACACCGTTCAGGCAGGTGAGGTTGTTCGGATCGATGTTGGCGAAGGCGTAGTTGACTATGTCGAGCTTGTTCGCGGCACCGGAGTCGTGGAGGTTCTTGACGAAGTACTGGCGGCCGTAGATGCCCCATTGGACGAAGTAGCCGACCTTGGCGTAGTTGTCCGCGCCGACGATGTCGTCGGTCTTCACCGTGAGCGCGTTGCCGGCCGGGGAGGCGTTGTCCGCCGCGTCGCGGGCCTTGACGGTGAAGGTGTACGAGGTCGAGGGCGAGAGTCCGCCGATGGTGGCGGTGGTCGTCGTACCGGAGACCGTGGTGGCGAGTTGGCCGCCCCGGTAGACGTCGTACGCGGCGACCCGCTGGTTGTCCGTCGCGGCGGTCCAGGCCAGGGTGACGGACGAGGAGTCGGTTGCCGTGGAGTGCAGCGAGCCGGGGGCGGTGGGCGGAGAGGTGTCACTGGCCGGGTCGACGGTGGTGACGGCCAGCGGGGCACTCTCGGCGGAGGTGTTGCCGCGGGTGTCCTTGGCCCGGACGGTGAAGGAGTAGGAGGTCGCCGGGGTCAGCCCGGTGACCGTGGCGGAGGTCACTGCGGTGGCGGTACCGACCACCTTGCCGCCGGCCAGGATGTCGTACGACGCCACGGGGAAGTCACCCGCCGTGGCCGCCGTCCAGGACAGCGACGCTGTGCGGGCGGTGGCATCGGTCTGCTTCAGCCCGCTCGGCGCGCCCGGCGGCACATCCGCGGAGCCGTCGCACTTGTCGCCGTTGATCCGGCAGCCGGTCGGCGCGGCGATCGGGCCGGTGGCCACGAACCAGAAGCTGTACGGCTCGGTGGTGCTGTGCGCGGCGACCGTACCGTTGTAGTGGGCGTTGACCGCGGTGATGTGGCTGCCCCGAGTGGTGACGGCGCCGTTGTAGGAGGTGTCGATCGCGACCCCGGCCGGCAGGTCGAATTCGAGGCTCCAGCCGGTGACGGCGGTGTCGGTGTCGTTGTGCAGGACGTAAGTCCCCTTCCACCACGACCCGTTGTCGGCCGAGGCGAAGGTGGCCGTCAGCTTGCCCGCCGCGTGTGCGGGTGCGGCCTGTAAGGACAGCAGTGCGAGTAGGAGTCCGAGAACGGCGACGAGGGCGGTCGACGTTCTTCTTCCGAAGGTCATGTGCTCAAACATGGTTCTCCCTTGAGGCAGGGACCGGTGAGGCGGTCCTGAGGGGGAGCGGGATTCCTCGGTGCCATGGAGCACAGGGAAAGCTAAATGGTCTGGACCAACTCGTCAATAGGTACAGACCATTTGGGGCCCGGTCGAGGCGGATGCGCTGCGGCGCCACACCGCGGAGGCCATGCGCGCTCATCGGCGCAGCCGGGGCAGCCTCCCGGCGGGCTGGCAGCGCTGGGCGGACCAGGTCCTGGAGCCCACGGTCGACTGGCGGCAGGCGCCCGCGGGCGCGGTACAGGAGGCCGCCGCGTGGGCCGCCGGGGCGATCGACTACACCTACCGCCGCCCGTCCCGCCGCAGCGCGGCGCTCCGCGGCGTCGTCCTGCCCAGCCTGCGCCGACCGTTGCCCCGTGTCGCCGTCGTCATCGACACCTCGGGGTCGATGGGTGACGACGAGCTCGCCTCGGCGCTGGCGGAGGTCACCGGAGTGCTGCGGGAGGTGGGCATCCGGGGCAACCGCGTCACCGTGCTGGCCTGCGACGCCGATGTGCGGAGCGTGTCCCGGGTGACGGCCGCCGAGCAGATCACGCTGAGCGGGGGCGGGGGCACAGACATGCGGGTGGGCATCACCGCCGCCCTCGCGGCGCGGGACCGTCCGAACATCGTCGTCGTCCTCACCGACGGCTGTACGCCCTGGCCTGACGAGGCCC
This region includes:
- a CDS encoding ABC transporter ATP-binding protein produces the protein MTLTLADVTLTYPDGDGRLTALDRVSLDVPAGSLTAVVGPSGSGKSSLLAVAATLVTPDGGRVVVAGTDTAGLGRAEKAALRRERIGIVFQQPNLLPSLTAAEQLQVMTHLSGGTVRGARGRALELLDAVGLADKAGRRPHQLSGGQRQRINIARALMNDPAVLLVDEPTSALDHERGAAVLDLLVTLTTERSTATVMVTHDRAHLDRVNRTVTMDDGRLTAPVVT
- a CDS encoding ABC transporter permease, which codes for MFVAWRDLRFAKGRFALMGTVVVLITLLVGLLSGLTAGLARENTSAVTGLNADHLAFAAPPDGQSVSFTNSTVEESVWRSWAEQPGVSDAEPLGIRTLNAAAIEGERTAAVSAFGVEPEGGLAPVGGARVGTGKVVLSEQAADDLGARAGERLRLGSSEVTVAAVSGDASYSHTPVVWTSLDDWQRFGAGGSGGAQHATVIALTTTAGADLAAGDKAAGTSTLSLGESLTAIGSYQAENSSLQLMRGFLFAISALVIGAFFTVWTIQRSGDVAVLKALGASTPYLLRDALGQAVVMLAIGTGVGTVLASGIGALVSGGAVPFVLDAATVLVPAAVMIVLGAAGAALSIRRITAVDPLIALGSAR
- a CDS encoding sensor histidine kinase → MDSRTHPPVAAALRLCLHALLVGLLALAAVQAVRDGAPHTAAVIVVTCVMAAVYAAGALIPAVQPHSRPSALWLALLGAVWLVLLVLSPDALWVAFPLYFLQLHLLPTRWALPTVAATAAAAIASFVLHGQAVTPGAFIGPLLGAAVAVATVLGYDALSRESERRRELIEELMATRAELAEAERTAGTLTERERLAREIHDTLAQGLSSIQLLLRAAERTLSADAPAAAHVRRAREAAQDNLAEARRFVRALSPPDLENGSLAAALERLASRTTGPGLTVQFAASGPPVELPTPYEVALLRAAQSALANTVQHAGARRAEITLSFMDTSVSLDVVDDGRGFAPGSGPVAAHTDTGGFGLPAMRSRARSLGGTLSVESAPGQGTAVALTLPLPVPLPDGRPGQDAA
- a CDS encoding response regulator transcription factor yields the protein MTTPIRLLLADDHPVVRAGLRAVLDAESDFCVVAEAATAERAVALAATGEFDVVLMDLQFGAGMHGSRATAAITAQAGAPRVLILTTYDSDADILAAVEAGAAGYLLKDAPPEELAAAVRTAAAGRSALAPAVAHRLMDRMRTPAEALTKRELEVLQLVGEGLSNLQISKRLFLSQATVKSHLVHIYAKLGVDSRTSAVAAATARRLIRR
- a CDS encoding DUF5955 family protein, producing MLRSVGQTRVTGSDEDPRVTELRTAVSRLRRELAGHPAEFPDRGIAEDELAALDAMAVSGAPEIPRLRRSLLLIAGAIGSVSALAFALRDVRVAVDLFGEPPRR
- a CDS encoding nucleotidyltransferase family protein gives rise to the protein MTRTTQTPVVAGLLLAAGGGRRLGGQPKALLEHRGRPLVEHAVRVLREGGCDRVHVVLGAAAQEVRARADLAGCTVTVNPEWTEGMGSSLRAGLGTLSGTGADAALVLLVDQPGIGADAVARVRSAYRSRTSLVAASYDGERGHPVLFGADRWSDIAAQAVGDRGARTYLRAHRDAITLVECSDVAQAYDIDTVEDLKHLE
- the aceB gene encoding malate synthase A; protein product: MPAPAPSPLAIVDAEPLPRQDEVLNHAALAFVAELHRQFTPRRDELLARRGERRAEIARTSTLDFLPETAAIRADDSWKVAPAPAALNDRRVEITGPTDRKMTINALNSGAKVWLADFEDASAPTWENVILGQLNLIDAYTRNIDFTDPGSGKSYALKPAGELATVVTRPRGWHLNERHLQLDGTPVPGALVDFGLYFFHNAQRLIDLGKGPYFYLPKTESHLEARLWNDIFVFAQDYVGIPQGTIRATVLIETITAAYEMEEILYELRDHASGLNAGRWDYLFSIVKNFRDGGSKFVLPDRNAVTMTAPFMRAYTELLVRTCHKRGAHAIGGMAAFIPSRRDAAVNKVAFEKVKADKDREAHDGFDGSWVAHPDLVPIALASFDAVLGEKPNQKDRLREDVSVAAGDLIAIDTLDAKPTYDGLRNAVAVGIRYMEAWLRGMGAVAIFNLMEDAATAEISRSQIWQWINADVVFENGEHATADLARKVAAEELAAIRSEIGDEAFASGKWQQAHDLLLQVSLDQDYADFLTLPAYEQLG
- a CDS encoding glycosyl hydrolase family 18 protein, which codes for MFEHMTFGRRTSTALVAVLGLLLALLSLQAAPAHAAGKLTATFASADNGSWWKGTYVLHNDTDTAVTGWSLEFDLPAGVAIDTSYNGAVTTRGSHITAVNAHYNGTVAAHSTTEPYSFWFVATGPIAAPTGCRINGDKCDGSADVPPGAPSGLKQTDATARTASLSWTAATAGDFPVASYDILAGGKVVGTATAVTSATVTGLTPATSYSFTVRAKDTRGNTSAESAPLAVTTVDPASDTSPPTAPGSLHSTATDSSSVTLAWTAATDNQRVAAYDVYRGGQLATTVSGTTTTATIGGLSPSTSYTFTVKARDAADNASPAGNALTVKTDDIVGADNYAKVGYFVQWGIYGRQYFVKNLHDSGAANKLDIVNYAFANIDPNNLTCLNGVTRGTTADPQDPEQGTGAGDADADYARPFSAAQSVDGVADDGWGKLRGNFNQLKKLKKLHPNLKIVVSLGGWTYSKYFSDVAATDASRKKFVSSCIDMYIKGNLPEYNGAGGPGTAAGIFDGFDVDWEWPGTGTGHPGNHYSPDDKTNLTLLLAEFRKQMDALGGGHRLLTAFTPADPQKIGDGWDLSKVFDSLDVANVQGYDFHGSGSDNSWEPSRTGHQANLYTDDQDPYDVHFSADAAIKAYTDAGVEPRKLTLGIPFYGRGWQNVTDGGAAGEWQPAQGAAPGQFAEEAGTRGYVNLIGAYPTMTVHHDEQSVSTYGYTGNQWWSFDDTWSIGKKTEYVKNKGLLGVMVWEMSGDTAQGTLLNALDTGLK
- a CDS encoding vWA domain-containing protein — translated: MRRHTAEAMRAHRRSRGSLPAGWQRWADQVLEPTVDWRQAPAGAVQEAAAWAAGAIDYTYRRPSRRSAALRGVVLPSLRRPLPRVAVVIDTSGSMGDDELASALAEVTGVLREVGIRGNRVTVLACDADVRSVSRVTAAEQITLSGGGGTDMRVGITAALAARDRPNIVVVLTDGCTPWPDEAPSCRLVAALIGPDAPQPPRWVETVRVTS